TCTACCGCTTAATGCCTCCGCCAGCGCAGCTCAAGCACTTTCGAAAGCGAAGAAAAATGCAGATTCTGACGTTCTCACTGATGTAACCGTTGATCATAATTCTGGATACTACATCTTGTTTTCGAATAGGTGCATTCGGATAGAAGGACTTGGTGTTCCGCGCAAGCTTTTGGAACCTTCGGAACAGGTTACTGCCGAGACTACCGTAGCTCCAGATACTATACCGAGCGAGTCTTGAGCTGACACCCAAGCGCTAAAGGATAGTGCTCGCTAAGGATAGTGCTACAGACCAGTGCTATTGCAAATCTGTAATGGAGTGCGAGCGGTTGCAAGCTGCACATTCTTAAAACGGGCATCCGCTGTCTTCTCTTCTCCAAACCACTGAGGGCACTGAAAAGCCTTTGCCTCGTCTTCAGATGAGAATTCGACCTCAACCAGAGCCAAGCCATCCAAACACCCCTGAAAGATGTCTACCTCTGCCGTGTAGTCTCCTATCGGGAGCTCATACCGAGTCTTTTCAATGATTCTCCCCTGAGCTCCCACTATCAAAGCGTCAAACTGCTCTTTCGATAAGGCAGTTTCTATCTCCTTCCGAACTAATCCCATCCCCTCTTTTATGGTTACGGTACAAGTGCCCCCCTTATCTCGGATTCGAAC
This genomic interval from bacterium contains the following:
- a CDS encoding CYTH domain-containing protein, which translates into the protein MYANLHSSEVSRAMMEIERKFFVNLDLIGTRLQSYPSVFIRQAYLAVDEVLKREVRIRDKGGTCTVTIKEGMGLVRKEIETALSKEQFDALIVGAQGRIIEKTRYELPIGDYTAEVDIFQGCLDGLALVEVEFSSEDEAKAFQCPQWFGEEKTADARFKNVQLATARTPLQICNSTGL